CAACTTAAGTGTTCGAAGTTCACCTGTCTCTTAccaaattataatattataattaattatagatacacaagtttttcttgttattttattttatttattttttttaaaaagtattgtTTGGGTACTATAACTTTAATaagttttttacaaattgatgtaaCGAGACTTATTGTACAAGtcactaaaatataaattatagccCACCTTAGTACCTTACACTCGTTTCTATAAAATATGAAtcccaaaatatttttcaaaaataaggttaaggaaataaaaatcttgaaatattgatagaaattaattttataggtgagtgagttgtatgaaatttcttatgGATTTCTGTCcctaaaatattataataattctttttacttgttattttgttcttttcctgaaaatgttaaaaagaaagaaataaataaataaagaagaagaaaaagatggcGCGGGTAAAGAGAGGAAAAGTAAACGAAAGTCCCACATCTTCTTCCTGGTTTCCTTCTGCCAATGGTGACCGCCAGACCGGTCTTTACCAACCAGCCAACACGAGAGCTGTCGCCCAAACCTGATTATTATTTAACTAATTTCTTGATCTCTCTCCCCTGAAACCCTAGCTTGACCCCCAATCATTTTCCTTAGCAAAGGCTCGCTACGACTCTGCAaccccagagagagagagagagagagagagagagagagagcagaatGAAGAAGGGAAGCTTAATGCATAACCTCAAGCTCACTCTCCCTCCTCCCGAAGAGGCGTCCTTGGCCAATTTCCTGTAGCTCTCTCTATCTCTGCCACTCCATAATGTTGTGTATGCGTTTTAGCGTTTCTTTTTTGGCTTATTGTGGTTGTGGGTTCGTGGTAGGACTCAGAGCGGTACGTTTATGGATGGAGATCTGCTCGTGAACAGGGACGGGGTTCGGATTGTCTCTCAGAGCGAAGTTGAAGCTGTAAGATTTGATATTTTGGTTTCAGTCtctgaaatatttgttttttttctcagCTCAGTGTTCTTGCATTTCATTACTGGAATATGATTCTGGTACAAAAAGGGTATCTACGCTGTTTCCTTTTCTGCAATCtgggtgttttgaattttagcttctctcttttttttttttagcttctcTGTGTTCAAATTATGCATCACTCGGAAAAGGGGTACTTGTGATACTTCTTTTTCTGCAATCTGTTTGAGATCCACTGATCTGTGTATTTCGTATTTGTCAAATAATGAGTTTAATATATGTTCTGCCCTGAGTTTTTCCCTGCATaagattttctttgtttttgtttcatgtGTTTGCCTATGTGTTCAGCCACCCCCCATCCAGGCAGCAGACAACCAGTTGAGTTTAGCAGAATTAGACACGATTAAAGTTATTGGAAAAGGAGCTGGCGGAATTGTGCAATTGGTGCAGCACAAATGGACTGGCCAGTTTTTTGCATTGAAGGTAGTGCAAAATTTAACACTTAtcatgcattttctttttatgtcaTTCACCCTCTAGATTTCCAGTCAAATGTCTTCTTAATGTAATTTAACAAAGGCAGTGTCCTTATCGACTTCTCCTAGTTCGGATTTCGTGCAGTATCTACACAACTGTGTTAATTTTTGATGTCTCTTCTTTGCAAGGTAAAGTGTTTGCTTTGTCACAAGCATTGCATTGGGCATCCAAAACTTATGAAGCTTTTTCAGTTGGGAATAAAAAATAGATTACAGAGTTCTTGAatctatttctttttcattcataTCTAACTCTTGTTTTGTCTTTTCATCATTCATCCTCTGTGTTTCCAGGCAAAGTATCTTCTTTTGCCTTATAccatgttttgaattttagaacGATATTCATGTTTACCCAAAAATGGATGTTCAAAAGGTTGCAAACCTTGGGCTTTACATTTTCGAGATGAGCATCGAGATCTCTTTCTAAGCCACCTCTTATTTCTACCATCTAATGGAACCCATTTGGTTTgcctctttttttgtttttttaaaacaggtaatcaaaattatcattaaaaaccAAAGGCGCAACCTGGGTACAtatggagtatacaagagaaacacctagttagaatgagaaaaaaagaacaaggaaattgTGAAAGCTAAAGCATCAAAGGAGATAAAAACGCAGCTGTCCAAATATAAAgagtattgaaaaataaagcacACTCCTGTTTGCTTTTTAGAAGACATCAGTGCAGCATTATTTCATCAGAAATCAATGGAAACAATTTCATAGTTAAAACAGTTATCTCaaattttacacttttttttgttACTCTACGACACTGAGTCAAGGTTCCTTCAATCAGCGTGAAAGGCTAGTTCCATGTGGAATTGTTTATCCTTATgcttttgcatatttttgagcCATCCAACAGTATACTGTTGTTGAACATTTATGCTTGTTCTATTGTTTGCACGTCTTCCTCACTTTCTCATTGGTTCTTATGTATTCTCCTATGTTCAGGTCATTCAAATGAATATTGATGAGGCTTACCGCAGGCAAATTGCTCAGGAATTGAAAATTAATCAGTCAGCACAATGTCCATATGTTGTTGTCTGCTACCAGTCTTTCTATGATAATGGTGTCGTTTCAATCATCTTAGAGTACATGGACGGTGGATCTCTGTTAGATCTTTTGAAAAAGGTTAAAACAATTCCAGAGCTATATCTTGCTGCCATCTCTAAGCAGGTGGGGAATTTGAAAATCATGTACTTGTTTGGAAGTCTATCTATAacaaatatcaattaaaacgTGTTATTTCCCTGTTCTTCCTATTCTTCATTTATGTAGGTGCTAAAGGGCTTGCTGTATCTTCATCATGAAAAACACGTAATCCATAGGGACTTAAAACCTTCTAATTTGTTGATAAATCATAGAGGCGAAGTCAAGATTACTGACTTCGGTGTGAGTGCAATACTGGAAAGCACCTCTGGGCAGGCAAATACTTTTGTTGGCACATATAACTATATGTCTGTGAGTAACTTAATTAATAAATCTTACGGAagttttgattttctcttgtttgttactttttttccccttatagCTTTGAATAAGCGTTCCTATTTTGCGTATACATGAAATTTACCAGTTTTTCTTTTGTGCAATGTGTTTTATAGCCAGAGAGAATTATTGGAGGCAACTATAACAGTAAAAGTGACATTTGGAGTTTGGGACTAGTACTGCTCGAGTGTGCAACAGGTCAATTCCCATTTATACCACCAGAGCAGGGTGAATTATGGACTAACTTCTATGAGCTCATGGAAGCTATTGTTGAAAAACCACCACCTTCTGCACCTTCAGATCAATTTTCTCCGCAGTTCTGCTCATTTATTTCTGCATGGTAAACATTAAATTTTGCAGTTTTCAGTACCTGAGTTTTTTAAGAGTCTGAACAGACTTCGTTACATTTCATTATATGTgtggagaagaaaagaaacaaataggCCGTTGTTCACTTGTGATGTTCATTCGTAGTCATGTCAAGGAAATTGCATCTTGCCAGACGTTAGTCTTTCATTCCCTGCCATTCCTGCCCTTTCCAAAAACGATGGAAAGATTGATAAACTGAGAAGTGTTCTTCAGCTTT
The Alnus glutinosa chromosome 14, dhAlnGlut1.1, whole genome shotgun sequence genome window above contains:
- the LOC133856984 gene encoding mitogen-activated protein kinase kinase SIPKK produces the protein MKKGSLMHNLKLTLPPPEEASLANFLTQSGTFMDGDLLVNRDGVRIVSQSEVEAPPPIQAADNQLSLAELDTIKVIGKGAGGIVQLVQHKWTGQFFALKVIQMNIDEAYRRQIAQELKINQSAQCPYVVVCYQSFYDNGVVSIILEYMDGGSLLDLLKKVKTIPELYLAAISKQVLKGLLYLHHEKHVIHRDLKPSNLLINHRGEVKITDFGVSAILESTSGQANTFVGTYNYMSPERIIGGNYNSKSDIWSLGLVLLECATGQFPFIPPEQGELWTNFYELMEAIVEKPPPSAPSDQFSPQFCSFISACVQKNPEDRQSAHELMAHPFINMHEDLDIDLKSYFTSAGSPLATL